In a genomic window of Thalassotalea piscium:
- a CDS encoding ComEA family DNA-binding protein: MTKSKLLPLSILLFSATLFNASAVENPSDVQAKTEQVQQAIIDLNNADATQLATLKGVGAKRAQAIIDYREQHGKFTSLQELLEVKGVGNAVLQANQGLIKI; encoded by the coding sequence ATGACAAAATCTAAACTCTTACCCCTATCTATTCTTTTATTCTCTGCTACTTTATTTAATGCTTCTGCAGTAGAAAACCCGAGTGATGTTCAAGCGAAAACTGAACAAGTTCAGCAAGCTATAATTGACCTCAATAATGCAGATGCCACACAATTAGCAACCCTTAAAGGAGTCGGGGCAAAGCGTGCTCAAGCGATAATTGATTATCGTGAACAACATGGAAAGTTTACTTCGTTACAAGAGTTACTCGAAGTTAAAGGTGTTGGTAATGCTGTTTTACAAGCTAACCAAGGGTTAATAAAAATTTAA
- the pyrF gene encoding orotidine-5'-phosphate decarboxylase, which translates to MNDPKVVVALDFNKKSDALSFVDKIQPSDCRLKVGKEMFTYFGPDFVKQLTNKGFDVFLDLKFHDIPNTVAKAVTAAADLGVWMVNVHASGGTEMMIKSKQALESYGNNSPLLIAVTVLTSMGQEDLTGLGINKTPEQQVLALATLTKNSGLDGVVCSAWEAKSLKAQLGNDFKLITPGIRPSGSNSDDQKRIMTPEQAIAVGVDYLVIGRPITGASDPLNVLQQINATLI; encoded by the coding sequence ATGAATGATCCTAAAGTGGTGGTTGCTTTAGATTTTAATAAAAAATCAGATGCTTTATCCTTTGTTGATAAAATTCAACCTAGCGATTGCCGGCTTAAAGTAGGCAAAGAGATGTTTACTTATTTTGGTCCCGACTTTGTCAAACAACTAACAAATAAAGGCTTCGATGTTTTTTTGGATCTGAAATTTCATGATATTCCCAATACTGTAGCAAAAGCTGTAACTGCTGCAGCTGATCTTGGTGTATGGATGGTAAATGTACATGCAAGTGGCGGCACAGAGATGATGATAAAGTCTAAGCAAGCGCTTGAGTCTTATGGTAATAATTCACCTTTATTGATCGCTGTTACCGTATTAACGAGTATGGGACAAGAAGATTTGACTGGCTTAGGTATAAATAAAACACCAGAGCAGCAAGTATTAGCACTTGCAACACTTACTAAAAACTCAGGTTTAGATGGTGTAGTTTGCTCTGCCTGGGAAGCCAAGTCGCTAAAAGCGCAATTAGGCAATGACTTTAAACTCATTACGCCGGGTATTAGGCCATCAGGCTCAAATAGTGACGATCAAAAAAGAATTATGACACCAGAGCAAGCAATAGCAGTTGGTGTGGATTATTTAGTTATAGGGCGACCGATCACTGGCGCTTCAGATCCTCTTAATGTTTTACAACAAATTAATGCAACATTAATTTAA